TCTTGTTTTTGGTAAAAGTAGGTTTGATAATGCTGGAAGATCAGCCTCAGCTGCAAACTTTTGACTCCTCTTGCACTTGTCTTCACTGCATATAATCAAAGTAGCAGTTAAAACAAACTCTTCAACACAATTTTATAATGAAAGATCAACATATTAGTAGTATACGTGAAGTCTGTTCCTTCAGGGAATAGAGCGAGCCACAAAGGTTCTTGAGGATCTTTAAAACTCGAAAGCATTTGAAGCATAACAGGCTCATCAACCTCACGGTTCCTCTCCACAGGGATAAACTCAAGAATATGAAACCCCCATCCGAAAATAGGCAGCCTCATCAAACTGCTCTTGAGGACGTACTTGATGTAGCCGAGACAGCCTTTCCTCAAGGCGATGTTCCAGAGATACATCCAGTCCACCTCTGTTCTGTGGTTTGCGATCAGAAGGACACGTTTCTCTGCAGGAAGGGTGTCTCCGGAGAACACTAGGGTTGTTCCGTTGATTGTTTCGAAGAGGTAAGGCCAGAGAGCTAGCCAGTGACCGAAGATGAAGGATATGGATTTCCTGGATTGGTGGACGCTTAGGAGACGTAAGGCTAGAGCGAAGATGGGTGAGAAGTAGAGGAGGAACATGAAAGCCGTGGAGAGGAAGATGAGTAAGATGATGAGACCTCTTAGGATCCTAACCGGAGTCAAGGGGCGGTTTTTTAAGGTATCATAGTCCTCGGAAACTTCCATCTTCAAGAGTCAAAGATAAAACTGCAGCAATGAGAACAAAACATTACTGAGTGAGTTCCCCACAGAGACAAGAGACTAGCAAAACCAATGTTAGTTCTAAGAAGGATAAGATAAAGACAGAGAGAgattcataaataataattatcagATTCTATATCCATATGAATCTTAGGAACATGAAACTAGTATCTAATAAGCAGCTATTAGCAAAGAATCACATTTCAACTGTTAAGTTTCATCGGATACCAATTCAAAACCAATTGGTATTGCATTATTAGTTCGTTAATTTTGCaacttgaaacaaaaaaaaaacaatgaacgTAAACGATTGTATTAGGCAGCTACATAGATTCGAATCAAATTTTGACGCTATTACATTCAGTATTCCAAATTGGGAAAAAGACTTGTGGATACACCAactgataaaacaaaaattagatcCCACGTGATCAAAAGACTAAAGAGACAGAGCAAGAGAAACACACTTCtgtcggaaaaaaaaacaaaaatctacagagagagagagagagagagggagataaGAAAGTACCTGGAGAGGGGATGTTAGCAGTTGGTGAAGAGGGGGAGATGATCAACGTTAAAAAGAACAGAGGAATGGGGGAGAATCTTAAAAGAAAGATTCGTTTAGGGTCGGATAGGATCTTAATAAAGAGGGTGGAATGATCAGTGAAGGTAGGGTGTACAGTATAGTAAATCCAGCAATCTGATTGGTCATGTGACGATAAGAAGGTCCCAATGGCGCCGCGATGACAAATCTTAGAAGCTGACACTTGCGACCACCTTAGAACATTCTCTTTGGCCCAATCTCCAAGCGTCAAGCAACGCCAACATTCTCTTCTCCACTTCAATTTTAAGTTGtaccaaaaaaggaaaaaaataacgcattttcttaatttatctattttattaaaatagcaGTGTGATCCATTGATAAAAGTATGGTCCaactattatttcttttatctttatcattatttagaatattatttattatgttttatgccattagacctatatttaaaTTACCAATTGAAAAGACCTAAAaagatgtaaaataaaaaatatacccgccctttaaGGGCGAGTCAGAatctagtttaaaattaaatcaacACGCTGGCTCCTTTCTTATAAAGCTTGGATCTAATCAAATTTTTTAGAtctaagtttatttttttatttttgtatatggaGTCTGACCACATGCTCAATTATTTTCATGCATGATACATACATTGCGGTTGGCAACAACAACATATAATTTCATGTTTAAAATATCCTGAGAGTAAGTACCTTTTGCAAACAATCGTGTATTATGTGGGGAGGGGGCACCATCTATTTCTACGCCAAAACTATTGTATAGTAATAAATGTACACAATGTTTTAATCTCGTCGTAATTGCACACCACAAAAGTATACCAACCTCCTTCCCACACGTAATGAAAGTTCGATACTCGTTTCCATA
This Brassica napus cultivar Da-Ae chromosome C6, Da-Ae, whole genome shotgun sequence DNA region includes the following protein-coding sequences:
- the LOC106387253 gene encoding probable 1-acyl-sn-glycerol-3-phosphate acyltransferase 4; translated protein: MEVSEDYDTLKNRPLTPVRILRGLIILLIFLSTAFMFLLYFSPIFALALRLLSVHQSRKSISFIFGHWLALWPYLFETINGTTLVFSGDTLPAEKRVLLIANHRTEVDWMYLWNIALRKGCLGYIKYVLKSSLMRLPIFGWGFHILEFIPVERNREVDEPVMLQMLSSFKDPQEPLWLALFPEGTDFTEDKCKRSQKFAAEADLPALSNLLLPKTRGFSVCFEALHNSLDAVYDLTIAYKPRCPSFMDNVFGTDPSEVHIHVRRVLAKEIPANDSESCAWLMDSFQLKDKLLNDFSAQGQFPNQRQEEELSILKCVATFGVVVSLTGLFVYLTLYSHCCFKVYVGLSFWYLSFATYYKFRPSPPVGCCCCRGGFSKEGKED